One window of the Trifolium pratense cultivar HEN17-A07 linkage group LG2, ARS_RC_1.1, whole genome shotgun sequence genome contains the following:
- the LOC123907946 gene encoding sphinganine C4-monooxygenase 1-like: protein MDLGISDEMLGTFAPLLVYWIYSGFYVVLGFFAEDYRLHTKQDEDEKNLVSKFDVVKGVLLQQAVQAVVATLLFAVTGSDSQNSTDENASLLVLARQFITAMLVMDTWQYFMHRYMHQNKFLYKHIHSLHHRLIVPYSFGALYNHPIEGLLNDTIGGALSFLLSGMSPRASIFFFSFATIKTVDDHCGLWLPGNVFHMFFSNNSAYHDVHHQLYGNKYNFSQPFFVMWDKILGTYMPYSLEKRPSGGFESRPCKVYKDE, encoded by the exons ATGGATTTGGGGATTTCTGATGAGATGTTAGGGACTTTTGCTCCACTTTTAGTTTATTGGATTTATTCTggtttttatgttgttttgggTTTCTTTGCTGAAGATTATAGGTTACATACAAAACAAGATGAGGATGAAAAGAATTTGGTTTCTAAGTTTGATGTTGTTAAAGGAGTTCTCCTTCAACAAGCAGTTCAAGCTGTTGTTGCAACTCTCTTGTTTGCA GTGACAGGAAGTGATAGCCAAAATAGTACCGATGAGAATGCTTCTCTCCTTGTTTTAGCAAGACAATTTATTACTGCTATGTTGGTAATGGACACATGGCAATACTTTATGCACAGATACATGCATCAAAACAAGTTCCTATACAAACACATCCACTCTCTACATCACAGACTCATCGTTCCTTATTCGTTTGGAGCTTTGTACAATCATCCCATTGAGGGGCTTCTTAATGACACAATCGGTGGAGCTTTATCTTTCCTCCTCTCTGGTATGAGCCCTCGAGcatccatcttcttcttctcctttgCGACAATTAAAACCGTGGACGATCACTGTGGGTTATGGCTCCCGGGAAACGTGTTCCATATGTTTTTCAGTAATAATTCTGCTTACCACGACGTACACCATCAGCTCTATGGTAACAAGTACAACTTCTCGCAACCGTTCTTTGTTATGTGGGACAAAATCTTGGGTACCTACATGCCATACTCATTGGAGAAGAGGCCAAGTGGTGGTTTTGAATCTAGACCTTGTAAAGTTTACAAGGATGAATGA